In the Topomyia yanbarensis strain Yona2022 chromosome 3, ASM3024719v1, whole genome shotgun sequence genome, one interval contains:
- the LOC131691570 gene encoding nucleoside diphosphate kinase, producing the protein MIGSILAFFSLFSTAMAANKERTFIMVKPDGVQRGLVGKIIKRFEQKGFKLVALKFMWPDKELLEKHYADLSARPFFPGLVNYMSSGPVVPMVWEGLNVVKTGRQILGATNPADSAPGTIRGDLCIQVGRNIIHGSDAVESANKEIALWFGDKELVAWTPANEGWVYE; encoded by the exons ATGATCGGATCgattcttgcatttttctcattattttcgACAGCGATGGCCGCCAACAAGGAACGTACGTTTATCATGGTTAAGCCGGACGGTGTCCAGCGGGGACTGGTCGGCAAAATCATCAAACGTTTCGAACAGAAGGGCTTCAAACTGGTCGCCCTGAAATTCATGTGG CCTGACAAAGAACTGTTGGAAAAGCATTATGCCGATCTATCTGCTCGTCCCTTCTTCCCCGGCCTAGTCAACTACATGAGTTCCGGACCGGTTGTCCCAATGGTGTGGGAAGGACTTAATGTGGTGAAGACTGGTCGTCAGATCCTTGGTGCTACTAACCCGGCTGATTCCGCACCTGGAACCATTCGAGGTGATCTGTGCATTCAGGTTGGCCGCAACATCATCCATGGTTCGGATGCCGTTGAGTCGGCTAACAAGGAAATCGCTCTTTGGTTCGGCGACAAGGAACTTGTAGCATGGACCCCAGCCAACGAGGGATGGGTGTACGAATAA